The genome window GACTTCTCGACTCCCGAGACGGCCGCCCGGTCCATCCTGCAGATCGACGCCAACGGCGACGTCCGGGCCAAGATCGAGCTGGGACACTTGAGCGACGGAGGAGACCCGCACGGCGCCGCAAAGACGATGGAGGTGGTCCGCGTCGTGGACTACCAGGGGACGAAGGTGGTCTTTGCGAGATATGCCCGGGGAGGCAAAACTCGACGGCGCGTGTTCACGTTTGAGAAGGATCTCGCGACAAAGCTGTGGCGGCCCAACTACCTCAGCAGCTACCGGGTACGGGATACGGACGAGCAGTTGGCGAAGGAGATGAGTGACTGGACGGACCCCGACTGATCGCAGGAGAGCGCCACGTCGTGAACGTCCTGTTTATCTGCGGCCGGAACCGTCTGCGGAGTCCGACCGCCGAGCAGGTCTTTGCGGACTGGCCCGGTGTCGAGACTGCGTCGGCCGGTCTCAATCCGGAGGCCGAGAGTCCCGTGACAGCGGAGGTTCTCGAGTGGGCTGAGATCATTTTTGTGATGGATCCGGCGCAGCGGTCCAAGCTTTCGAGTCGCTTCCAACCATACCTCCGGGACAAGCGGGTAATCTGCCTGGGCATTCCGGACCGGTACGATTTTATGGAGCCCGAGCTGATCCGGATTCTGCAGGAGAAGGTCCCCCGACACCTCCCGCACGCCTGAGCGGTTCTCGTCCTTGCCGGCACGACGCTCGTTGCTGAAGCCCAACATGCGACGGCCGCTGGGGTCAAGGGGGTCTCACCCCCTTGCCGCCGTAGGCGCTTCCATGAGGAACCTTTGTAAGCAACGGACGTCCGCTTTGTGGCACCGGCGTTGACGACTCCCTCACCCTACACCGCTTGCTTCGTAAGCCCTGCGTGTTGGTGAGGGGGTATCCGACACTGTGTCCGCGCTTGGAAACGCTCTCCTTCAGACATCTCTCGACGAGACGGCCTCCGGCGGGCAAGTGGGCGTGGCCCCCCTGCACGCCCCACCAGGGTGCCCCTGGACCCGGTGATAGTGAACCTTTTCTCCGACGTTGTGTCCGCATCACATCGCCCCGACGCCGGAGGTCCGCCATGACATCTTCTCATCCGCTGAACCCCGTCCTGCACTCAACCCATCAGGGATGAGCCGCGGCATCGGACGCTTTCTGTTCAACGGTCGGTCTGCCCGCGCCACCCATTCCCCGGCTCAGCACTGACCCTTCCAGCGGCCTCGGACATCATGCAGGCGGTCCTGTTCATCGGCCTTCAGGCCTCGGGCAAATCGTCCTTCTATAAGGACCGGTTCTTCTCCACGCACGTCCGGATCAACCTCGATCAACTGCGGACACGCCACCGCGAGCAGAAACTTCTCTCGGTCTGCCTGGAGACAGACCTCCCGTTCGTGATCGACAACACCAACCCCACCCGTCGAATCCGGTCGGCCTATATCGCCGCGGCCCGAGCCGCCCGCTACTCGGTCATCGGCTACTACTTTCAATCGCGCGTCGAGCAGTGTCTCACTCGCAATCGGCTCCGGCCGAAACCCGTTCCGGACGTCGGCATCCTGTCGACCGCCCGGACTCTTGAACGTCCCGCCTTCGACGAAGGTTTCGACGCCCTGCGGTACGTCCGGCTGACCGACTCGGGCTTCATCGATGAGGAGTGGTGCGATGCAGTTCAATGAACTCGACAAGACGATGCGGGTCTACGAAACCGCCGCGGACCTCTCCGTCCTTCCAGACCTGTTCATGGTCGCCCGTCTCGACGGCCGCAGCTTCACCCGGCTGACGAAGGGACTGTGTTCCTTTGAGGCCCCGTTCGATGTCCGGTTCCGGGACCTGATGGTGGAGACCGCCCGGTCGCTCATGACGTGCGGCTTCCGGGTGCAGTACGCCGCGACCGCCAGCGACGAGATCTCCCTCCTCCTCGATCCCGCGGAGCAGCAGTTTGGCCGCAAGCTCCGAAAATACACCTCCACGCTGGCCGGCGAAGCGAGCGCTCAGTTCTCCGTCAAGCTGGGCCGCGCCGCCTCCTTCGACTGCCGGATCTCGCAACTGCCGACACCAGGGCGGGTCGTCGACTACTTTCGTTGGCGAAGCGAAGACGCCGCGCGGAACGCGCTCAGTGCATGGTGCTACTGGACGCTCCGCAAGGAGGGAGTCGAAGCCCGGGAAGCGGACCGATGCCTCCTCGGACTCTCCGTGGGGCAGAAGAACGAACTGCTCTTCCGCCGCGGGATCAACTTCAACGACCTCCCGAGCTGGCAGAAACGGGGCGTCGGACTCTTCTGGGAGGAGTACGACAAACCGTCGACCAATCCGAAAACGGGCCAACCGGTCACGACCCGCCGGAAGCGGATTCGCACGGAGTTCGAACTCCCCATGCGTGACGGCTACAACGACTACGTCCGCGCATTCGTCTCCTCCACCCAATCCGTTCCGGGAGCACTCTGATGGGCGCCTCGCACGGTGACTTCACCAAGTATCCCCGCACACCGCACCTCTTCGGTTCGAAAGGGACTGACGACGACAAGCACCTCGGCGAGGCGGAATCGTGGCGGTTCATCGCGGACCGGTCGCTCATCGTCGAAGAGAAGATCGACGGCACGAACGTCGGCATCCACTTCACCGCCGATGGCGAGATGGTCCTGCAGTGCCGCGGCCACCTCATCGGCGAAGGGATGCATCCGCAGTACGACCTGTTCAAACAGTGGGTCGCCGTTCGCCGCGACATTCTCGAGCCGATGCTGGAGGACCGCTACATCCTGTTCGGCGAGTGGGTCTACGCGCGGCATTCGATCCACTACCGCGGCCTCCCGCACTACTTCTTCGAGTTCGACATCTACGACAAATCGGCCGAACTCTTCCTCGACCTGCAGCGGCGGCTCGCACTCCTGGACGGCACGGGACTTCAGACGGTCCCGGTCCTTCACACCGGACCGGCGACGCGGGACGACCTCCCGGGGCTGATCGGGCCGTCGCGATTCGACAGTCACTTTGAGAACCCGGCCACCGGCCAGCCCGACAACCTGATGGAGGGGCTGTACCTGCGGACCGAGGCGGACGGACGGGTGACCGGACGGGCCAAGTTCGTCCGTCCGGAGTTCGTCGAGAAGATCCGCCAGAGCACGCACTGGCAGCATCAGGCGATGGTGCCCAACCGGCTGGCCGAAGGGGCGGAGATTTGGTCATGACGTGGGAGCAACTCAAGGGAGCCCCGATTGAAGAGGTCGTGGCCTGGGCCGAGAGCCAGCCCTGGTGTCGGGCGATGTCGGCGTGCGCGCAGGACCCAGAGTGGCATTCCGAAGGGGATGTGTGGACGCACACGCAGATGGTGCTGCGCCAGCTTCTCGAACTGGACGAGTGGCCGACGCTCGCGCCGCACGAGCGGGCGGTCCTGACCTTCACGGCGCTGTTTCACGATGTCGCCAAGCCGCTGACGACGGAGGTCGATCCGGAGACCGGGCGCGTCCGGTCGCCGCGGCATGCGGTGAAAGGGGAGCAGGTCGCTCGGTCGGTTCTCCGCGAGCTCGGGTGCGACCTGGCGACCCGGGAGGAGATTGCCCGTCTGGTTCGCTATCACGGTCGGCCGGCATTTCTGCTGGAGCGCGAGGAGCCGGTTCACGAGGTCGTGCGGTTGTCGTGGCTGGTGAGCAACCGGCTTCTGTTCCTGTTCGCCATCGCCGACACGCGGGGCCGCGATACCGACTCAATGTCGCGGCCGGAGGAGAACCTGCACTTCTGGAAGATGACCGCGGAGGAGGCGGGCTGTTTTGAGGGACCGTATCCATTTGCGAGCGACCATGCGCGGTTCACCTTCTTCCGGAAGGCCCGGCCGAGCCTGCACTATGTGCCGCATGATGCTCCGTCGTGCCGGGTGACGGTGATGTCGGGAGTGCCGGGGAGTGGGAAGGATACTTGGCTGGCGCGGCATCGGCCGGAGCTGCCTGTGGTATCGCTGGATGGGATACGGGGTGAGCTGGATGTCGATCCGACGGACGACCAGGGGACGGTGGCACAGGAGGCGCGGGAGCGGTGTCGGGAGTGGTTGCGGGCGGGGAGGGCGTTTGCGTTCAACGCGACGAACACGATGCGGCTGACGCGGGGGCGGTGGCTGGATCTGTTTGCGGACTATGGGGCCCGGATCGAGATTGTGTATCTGGAGCCGCCGCTGTCGCGGATCCTGGGACAGAATCGGGGACGTCGGAGTGTGGTGCCGGAGGCGGTGGTTCGAAGGTTGCTGGAGAAGTGTGAGCCGCCCACGTGGCTGGAGTGCCACGAGTTGATCGTGGTTGAGTAACCGTCCGTGCCGGCACAGCTCCCATAGCTCAAACCCAACGTGCTACGGCCGCCTGGGGTCAAGGGGGCGACCCCTTGCCGCCGGAGGCGCTTCCATGAGGAACCGTGGTACGCAACGGACGACCGCTTTGTGGAAGCGGCGTTGAGGACTCACCGCTCGCTGAGGAATCTCCGCAGGTTGGTGAGGGGGCATTCGGCACGGGGTCCGTGCTTGGCCCCTCGCTCCATCCGACATCTCTCGACGAGACGGGCCTCCGGCGGGCAAAGGGCCACTAAAACAACACAGGCCCCTCTGCACTCCCCACCAGGGTGCCCCTGGACCCGGTTTTGTGGTCACTTCACGATCGCGCAGTCCTTCAACATCACATTGCCGAACTTCCCGTCACACCGCCCCCGAATCGTCAGCGATTGCCCCGAACTCAACTTCGCCACCGCCTCCTCAGAGCCATCATCAAAGAAACACTGGATGCGGAAGAACGTCGTATTCCCCGCCTTCAACGTCACATAGATCGTGTCCAGAATGTCCCGGCTGATGTTGTCCACCGTCCCCGTCATCTGCAGCACCTTCCCCTTGTACTTCCGGTCGGCGGCAATGTCGTTCGCCTCATACTCCGCAAACAGCTGCGCGGGAGTGACCTGAATCGCCGGCTCGGTCATCACATTGACTGCCCCGCATCGGGCTCAGGATCAAGGAACCCCCGCGCAGGTGGCTCATCCACCACAGCCCTCGGAGCCGGCCGCTGCGGTGCAACGTTCACCGGATCGAACAGCGCCGCGATTCCGCAGCAGGCCAGCACCGTCAGCGCAATCCCGCCGGCGAGCGCCCCGATCACAATCCCCATCGTGCTCGGCGGGCGACGGCCGTCGGCCTCCTCCGCGTCGTCCCGCGGCGGAGCAGAACCCTTCCCCGCTCGCGGCGGCAGCGGAGGGGGCCCCGACTGCGCGCCGGCCGCGGACCCCATCAGTCCCGGGACCGTCGCCACCGCCCGCCAGTCGGGCCACTGGTCCGTCCAGATCAGGTCCCTCGGCCCCAGCTTCCCCGACCGGACCAGCGACTGAAGCTCGGCCGCGGAGACCGGGCCGTACTTCTGCTGGTTCTTGACGTAATACCACTGTTGACCCGCAGCCAAAGGAACATCTCCTGAAACGATTCGACCGTGCAGGCGAATCTGGCCTCAGCAATCGGGACCGATGCTACCGGATGGCGATGGGAACAGGGAATCCGGTTCTTCGCTCCCAAGCCGCGACCAACTGTGAGGTGTGGTTATCGGATCCAGATCCCCGCCAGACAGACAAGCCACGCGAGGCAAAAGACCGCGATGATGATGGAGACCAGTCCGGATCGAGGTTGCCTGCGTACTTCGGCCTCGTCTGTGGCTGCAGCAAGGCAGGCGAACGAGAGAGCTCCAAAGGGAATCAGTGTCGCGGTTGCCGAGATTCGCAAAGCGAGCGTGGCGCTGGTCAACAGGAAGCAGAAGAAAGAGGCCGCGCCAACCACAACACAGGGGATCAGAAACCGCAACGAAAGCGGATGAAACCGGCGCCGGTTCTGCTCGTCCTGCCACTCCACCAGTCGCTCGATCGCGCCGGGCGTCCTCGGAGGCGGTTTCGTCGGAAACACGGGAGCCGCTCCCTGGAGTCCTTGCCCTCGTTCGATCCGAAAGGGCTCAAGGACGGACATCTGCTGTTGAAGCTCCAACGGGTCGAGATGGAGCTGCCACGGAACGTCCGGATCACCCCAGACCACCGGGAGCCTGCGCTGTCCCGTCAGGATCCGCCACGCGGCGTCACTGAAGGACGTGCCCATCAGATAGCAACCGGTTCCAGAGAAGGACAACGTAAAGATCCAGCCGTTATCCGCAACGAGAAGATAGGCGTGACACCCGCCGCCGTAGGCGACCGGGCACAGCGACACCCCCAAGAGCTCTGGCAGCAGACGCCGATGATCAGCGTCGTCGAACTCGCGCTCCGCCTCATGCGATGAGATCCGGAATTCGAGCGATGTCGGGATCAGCGGCCCGCTTTGGGGAAGCGCCTCGACGACCAGCCCGGAAAGCTCATCCAGGAGCGTCGATGCCCTCGGGAATTCCTCGGAAAAGAGGTCGCGCTCGCGGCGGACACGGGGCCGCCAGCCCGCCCGGACGAAAGCCTCGGCGACGACGTCGGGAAGCTGCAGCAGATCGTCGGTGTCGTCTCTCGCAGACACGGCGGAGGCATCCTCCAAGACGAGGCCCGGTCGATCAGAAAGCGGCACATTCGTGGCTCTCACTGTAGGGCAGATCGGAGAAGCCGACAGGGGAACGCTTCAAAGAATTCGTCCGACAGAGTCCGACCGCGTAGAATTGTAGCTCGACCTGGCACCGCGGTCGGGATCTCTTCGTGCGAGGCAACCATCATGTCCATTCGATTTCTGAGAAGGGCGGAACTTGAGCCCGGGAAGTACTACGTCACCAACATCAACCCCTCGGCCAACGACGCCCGGGCCCTGGGCGTCACGAACGGCCGCAAGGCGTGGGACTACGTCGTCGGTGGTCCCTTCGACAGCCGCGAGCAGGCCCAGGGATGGCTCCAGCGGTACCCGGAAGCGGGCGGTCCGTACGTGAGCATCGAGCTCCGCGACTCGGACCGGATGCGGGGCGAAGACTGACTCCCCCGGACACGGGATGGTCTGTCGTGGTCGCCCTGTGACCTCGCGGAACGCGGGTCAGGGGAGGGAGATCTCGATCGGGACCGACGTCCAGGTCTGTTCGTCCACTGTTCCCTCGGCTGTGACCCGCCACATTCCCGCGTTGACGGCTTCCAGGGAGACGGCCAGAACGAGATTGCCGCGGTCGCGGGTCCACGCGCCTTGGGAAAAGAAGTCCGCCGGGTCAGATGCGATGGCTTCGATTCGCCGGACCTCTCCCGCCGGGCCATTTGCATCCAGACGTTCGAGGAGAAATGTCGGAGCGGTGGGAAGCTTCACGCCAGCCGTCTCCAGCCCCATCCAGAGGCCAAGGCGGTCCTGAACACTCGACACACGGTACACCGTGACCAGGATCCCGTGCGGATTTCCCGTCAGGTCCTTCCAGAAGCGGTCGTCCGCCACCTTCAGGATCGATTCGGCACAACGGATCCGCACATCGTTATCTCGTTCGACGCGATACCGCGCCGCCAGCAGTTCCGCGACTCGCGCGCTCGGTTGAGCGGAGTCCTCTCCATTTCGTCGCCGCCCGATGGTCTCCAGGCAGTGAACGGCCCTCGACCGGAGAGAGGGGTCGTTGGCGGCGAGTAGCGGAGCGATCTGCTCGATCAGTTGCGTCCGTTCCTCCGGCGTCAGCGCCTTTCGATTGGTGGAGGCATTGTTCTCCCTCCAGAAGTTCTGGCTGTCGTGAAGTTCCGCGAGGGCCGCCTCTCGGATGTTGACGGGGAGAGTCGCGTCGAGGGCCTTCCGCAGGACGAGCTGGCGGCCTTCCGGAGAGCAGAACGGGCCGTCGTGGCTGTGGCCGTAGCTTCCCTGAACGGTGAAAAGCTCCAGCGTGGTCCAGCAGGCTTCCGGGTGACCGCTCTCCATCACCCGATCGTACAGCGTCCACTGAAAAGGCCCCCAGTCCTTCCTGTCACTTCCCCTGAGGTTTTTCTGATCCAACTCGTGCTGATGCTCCGTCAGCCAGGCCAGGATTGCCCGGTTGCGCTTCGCAGGTTCCGGAATGCTCATCGCGGCGCGGGCCCGCTCCACGGGTGGCAGGTCCGCTTGAACCTGCTTCAGGATCGCCTCCCATGACGGGGGCTGTTCGCCGGAAGGGTATCGAGCGTGAAGGTAGTAGGGGCCCGGATTCGAGGTCTGATCAGGAATCAGAACATCGCCGTTCTCGCAAAGAATCCGGAGACCGGACATGACGATCTGGTACGTCTCCTTCGCCTTCGGATCGTTCGACGCTTTCAGGAAGACCAACGCCGTCCTGACGTGGATGGGCGGTCGAGGTTCCTTAAAAAGCCGAGCGTACATATCACCGAGATTGTACAGCTGAGGATCCGGGCGGAGTTGATGGCCGATGAGATCCTTGGGCCCCTGCAGGACCTGGGTCACCGTAATGGTCATGGCAAGATCATCCCCCGCAACCGCACTGCCGAGGACCACGGCGTCCGCCAATCCGGCCAGATGCCGCAGTGGGTGTCTTGGAAGGATCTCCGCGCGTAGCTTGCCCGCTGACATCGGAACCAGCAGTCCTAAGACCACCGCGATCCACCGCGTACGCTGACGACTCATCGCCCACCTCACCGTTCTGCATCGGCGCGAGATGGATTGTGTCACGTCCGGGGATCGGCTGGCGAGATGAGATTCGCGCGGGACGTCGGTTGTGGCCGGGACGGTTCCTTTTCGGGACGTGCCTCCGGTGGGAAGGGACCTCTCGATCACAAGACTGTCCCTCTCGCCCGTGGTTGGCCGGCGGCTTCGAGCTGCGCGATGGAGGCTGTTGGTCAGGGGTGAACGGATCGGACCGCGGCTCACTTCGTCGCGGCGAGGCGGAACAGGTCGTCCACCTGCGGGTCCGTCAGCCCGAATTTCCCGGCGATCTCGTTGAGCTCGCGACTGGTCCGGGACCAGTTGCTCGCGTCCCACACGACCCGGTAGCGAAAGCCGTCCTGTTCTGCCT of Planctomyces sp. SH-PL14 contains these proteins:
- a CDS encoding low molecular weight protein tyrosine phosphatase family protein encodes the protein MNVLFICGRNRLRSPTAEQVFADWPGVETASAGLNPEAESPVTAEVLEWAEIIFVMDPAQRSKLSSRFQPYLRDKRVICLGIPDRYDFMEPELIRILQEKVPRHLPHA
- a CDS encoding AAA family ATPase; the protein is MQAVLFIGLQASGKSSFYKDRFFSTHVRINLDQLRTRHREQKLLSVCLETDLPFVIDNTNPTRRIRSAYIAAARAARYSVIGYYFQSRVEQCLTRNRLRPKPVPDVGILSTARTLERPAFDEGFDALRYVRLTDSGFIDEEWCDAVQ
- a CDS encoding tRNA(His) guanylyltransferase Thg1 family protein, yielding MQFNELDKTMRVYETAADLSVLPDLFMVARLDGRSFTRLTKGLCSFEAPFDVRFRDLMVETARSLMTCGFRVQYAATASDEISLLLDPAEQQFGRKLRKYTSTLAGEASAQFSVKLGRAASFDCRISQLPTPGRVVDYFRWRSEDAARNALSAWCYWTLRKEGVEAREADRCLLGLSVGQKNELLFRRGINFNDLPSWQKRGVGLFWEEYDKPSTNPKTGQPVTTRRKRIRTEFELPMRDGYNDYVRAFVSSTQSVPGAL
- a CDS encoding RNA ligase family protein, with translation MGASHGDFTKYPRTPHLFGSKGTDDDKHLGEAESWRFIADRSLIVEEKIDGTNVGIHFTADGEMVLQCRGHLIGEGMHPQYDLFKQWVAVRRDILEPMLEDRYILFGEWVYARHSIHYRGLPHYFFEFDIYDKSAELFLDLQRRLALLDGTGLQTVPVLHTGPATRDDLPGLIGPSRFDSHFENPATGQPDNLMEGLYLRTEADGRVTGRAKFVRPEFVEKIRQSTHWQHQAMVPNRLAEGAEIWS
- a CDS encoding AAA family ATPase, yielding MTWEQLKGAPIEEVVAWAESQPWCRAMSACAQDPEWHSEGDVWTHTQMVLRQLLELDEWPTLAPHERAVLTFTALFHDVAKPLTTEVDPETGRVRSPRHAVKGEQVARSVLRELGCDLATREEIARLVRYHGRPAFLLEREEPVHEVVRLSWLVSNRLLFLFAIADTRGRDTDSMSRPEENLHFWKMTAEEAGCFEGPYPFASDHARFTFFRKARPSLHYVPHDAPSCRVTVMSGVPGSGKDTWLARHRPELPVVSLDGIRGELDVDPTDDQGTVAQEARERCREWLRAGRAFAFNATNTMRLTRGRWLDLFADYGARIEIVYLEPPLSRILGQNRGRRSVVPEAVVRRLLEKCEPPTWLECHELIVVE
- a CDS encoding OB-fold protein, whose product is MTEPAIQVTPAQLFAEYEANDIAADRKYKGKVLQMTGTVDNISRDILDTIYVTLKAGNTTFFRIQCFFDDGSEEAVAKLSSGQSLTIRGRCDGKFGNVMLKDCAIVK
- a CDS encoding DUF4339 domain-containing protein translates to MAAGQQWYYVKNQQKYGPVSAAELQSLVRSGKLGPRDLIWTDQWPDWRAVATVPGLMGSAAGAQSGPPPLPPRAGKGSAPPRDDAEEADGRRPPSTMGIVIGALAGGIALTVLACCGIAALFDPVNVAPQRPAPRAVVDEPPARGFLDPEPDAGQSM
- a CDS encoding SUKH-3 domain-containing protein, with translation MSARDDTDDLLQLPDVVAEAFVRAGWRPRVRRERDLFSEEFPRASTLLDELSGLVVEALPQSGPLIPTSLEFRISSHEAEREFDDADHRRLLPELLGVSLCPVAYGGGCHAYLLVADNGWIFTLSFSGTGCYLMGTSFSDAAWRILTGQRRLPVVWGDPDVPWQLHLDPLELQQQMSVLEPFRIERGQGLQGAAPVFPTKPPPRTPGAIERLVEWQDEQNRRRFHPLSLRFLIPCVVVGAASFFCFLLTSATLALRISATATLIPFGALSFACLAAATDEAEVRRQPRSGLVSIIIAVFCLAWLVCLAGIWIR